A genomic segment from Zygotorulaspora mrakii chromosome 1, complete sequence encodes:
- the PPG1 gene encoding putative serine/threonine-protein kinase PPG1 (similar to Saccharomyces cerevisiae PPG1 (YNR032W); ancestral locus Anc_6.342): MELDECLELLYKGQLLPEVTVRALCFKLKEMLVRESNVVHIQTPVTVVGDIHGQFHDMLEIFLIGGPVPDTNYLFLGDYVDRGLYSVETIMLLVVLKLRYPNRIHLLRGNHESRQITQSYGFYTECSNKYGEGSKVWQYVTDIFDYLVLCCIIDNEIFCVHGGLSPNVQTIDQIKIIDRFREIPHDGAMADLVWSDPEEIDTSSIGHRENFYHESSQQFQISPRGAGYTFGRCVVEKFLHFNQMDRIYRAHQLCNDGYQVYFDGLVTTVWSAPNYCYRCGNKASILELYSKNEFYFNVFEEAPENRLLNDNFNSSITNGSAINEYFDDANNTGSTETSISDVDIFSDAYQVKSASSRRVEYFL, encoded by the coding sequence ATGGAGTTGGACGAATGCTTGGAGCTGTTGTACAAGGGGCAACTGCTCCCGGAAGTTACCGTAAGAGCATTATGTTTCAAACTCAAAGAGATGCTCGTCAGGGAGTCTAATGTTGTGCATATCCAGACTCCTGTTACTGTAGTTGGTGATATCCATGGCCAATTCCATGACATGCTTGAGATATTCCTTATTGGTGGTCCAGTTCCTGATACAAACTATTTGTTCTTAGGCGACTATGTGGACCGAGGTCTTTATAGCGTCGAAACCATAATGCTCCTAGTTGTTTTGAAGCTGCGATATCCGAATCGAATCCATCTACTTAGGGGAAATCATGAATCCCGCCAAATTACCCAAAGTTACGGATTCTACACCGAGTGTTCCAACAAGTATGGAGAAGGATCAAAAGTCTGGCAATATGTAACAGATATATTCGACTACTTAGTGCTCTGCTGCATTATTGACAATGAGATTTTCTGCGTGCACGGCGGACTATCTCCCAATGTCCAAACTATAGACCAGATTAAAATAATAGATAGATTTAGAGAAATTCCGCATGATGGCGCAATGGCAGATTTAGTTTGGTCTGATCCCGAAGAGATAGATACTAGCAGTATTGGGCACAGAGAGAATTTTTACCATGAATCATCgcagcaatttcaaatttctccAAGGGGAGCAGGCTATACCTTTGGTAGATGTGTCGTGGAGAAATTCCTTCATTTTAATCAGATGGACAGAATTTACCGAGCTCATCAATTATGTAACGATGGTTATCAAGTTTACTTTGATGGGTTAGTTACCACTGTTTGGTCTGCCCCGAATTATTGCTATCGCTGTGGCAACAAAGCATCGATACTTGAACTGTACAGCAAAAACGAATTCTATTTCAACGTTTTTGAAGAAGCTCCAGAGAACAGATTGTTGAACGATAATTTTAATTCTTCTATTACCAATGGTTCCGCCATTAACGAGTATTTCGATGACGCTAACAACACAGGGTCAACCGAAACTTCAATATCAGATGTCGATATTTTCTCTGACGCATATCAAGTGAAGTCAGCATCGTCAAGACGCGTGGAGTATTTTCTTTAA
- the HUB1 gene encoding ubiquitin-like protein HUB1 (similar to Saccharomyces cerevisiae HUB1 (YNR032C- A); ancestral locus Anc_6.343), with amino-acid sequence MLEVTVNDRLGKKIKVKCLEDDTVGDFKKVLSLQLGSHSGKIVLQKGGSILKDHITLGDYEIHNDTNLELYYM; translated from the coding sequence ATGCTGGAGGTGACTGTGAATGATAGGTTGGGTAAGAAAATAAAAGTGAAATGCCTGGAAGACGATACAGTTGGCgacttcaaaaaagttcTCTCCCTGCAATTAGGGTCCCATTCTGGCAAAATCGTCCTTCAGAAAGGCGGGTCAATCCTCAAAGATCACATCACATTAGGAGATTATGAGATTCATAACGATACAAATTTGGAGCTGTATTATATGTAA
- the ABZ1 gene encoding 4-amino-4-deoxychorismate synthase (similar to Saccharomyces cerevisiae ABZ1 (YNR033W); ancestral locus Anc_6.344), whose translation MIPFNVLFIDSYDSFTYNVVRLIERQHIEGYSGIHVTTIRNDTFRDINAVRLHLPYFDCIIVGPGPGNPLNGSVDVGIINSLFCDELADVPILGICLGFQAMCLSQGASIKQLETIKHGQVYPVEVSGTSSPLFEGHPETFKSVRYHSLHVCMSEGGNSSIVPLAYTSDENGKLLMAASVEDRPWFGVQYHPESCCSDFGGLLVKNFLQIAHVENITTKRMAGKQKAYFNNKPGFERLLKTLDDSIDHSSIYVKGTDVKEMSPFIRKFHVVKEPSLALKICDKITASKFIMTSATVSAQRGEWSIIALPNECSDVLTHYSILSKTTIHKWKDPKISTKSLNEKLLNNSSEFLPSLTVIDEDKSQFWITAGKYMKPKLISNNQEIPFIGGLVGTLGYEMGYHVHNNSDPTEVLMPDAKLVFIHNSIVIDHIHGILYCISLSNNFPQDILQMFDEDTSFDDLSWEDELPKDISYKIAMPTKEAYAHAFNLCQGYMHKGDSYEMCLTTQTRISPEQKVSPWRIFQTLALRNPAPFASFFEFNDLVDSESHDQTLCLISSSPERFLKWDVDSCELRPIKGTVKKSASIDLAEATKILKTPKEFGENLMILDLIRNDLYELLPDVHVENFMCVEEYKTVYQLVSVVKAYGLSSSQNPYTGMDVLRHSFPPGSMTGAPKKITVELLQDKIEPQLNSHLLGGVRGIYSGVTGYWSANGNGDWSVNIRCMFSYNSGANWQIGAGGAITVLSTLEGELEEMYTKLESALQIFK comes from the coding sequence ATGATTCCTTTTAATGTCCTATTTATCGACTCGTATGATTCATTCACTTACAATGTCGTTAGGCTCATTGAGAGGCAACATATTGAAGGTTACAGTGGAATACACGTGACAACAATTCGAAATGATACTTTCAGAGATATAAACGCTGTACGCTTGCACTTACCGTACTTCGATTGTATTATTGTCGGTCCTGGACCTGGGAATCCTCTGAATGGCTCTGTTGATGTGGGCATCATAAACTCTTTGTTCTGCGATGAGCTTGCTGATGTACCGATCTTGGGCATATGCCTTGGGTTTCAGGCAATGTGCCTTTCACAGGGAGCTAGCATTAAGCAATTGGAAACAATTAAGCATGGCCAGGTATACCCCGTTGAGGTCTCTGGGACAAGTAGCCCGCTTTTCGAGGGGCACCCTGAAACCTTCAAGTCTGTGAGGTATCATTCCCTACATGTTTGCATGTCTGAAGGAGGCAACTCATCGATTGTTCCGCTTGCCTATACAtctgatgaaaatggtaaactACTCATGGCAGCCTCAGTGGAGGATAGACCATGGTTTGGTGTCCAGTATCATCCCGAATCTTGCTGCTCAGATTTTGGTGGTTTACTTGTTAAGAATTTCTTACAGATTGCACACGTTGAGAATATAACTACAAAACGTATGGCCGGCAAGCAGAAGGCTTACTTCAATAACAAACCTGGTTTTGAACGATTGCTGAAGACATTGGATGATAGCATTGATCACAGTTCTATTTATGTGAAAGGGACCGACGTAAAAGAGATGTCACCATTCATTCGAAAATTCCATGTGGTTAAAGAACCAAGTCttgcattgaaaatatgtGATAAAATCACAGCATCTAAATTTATCATGACTTCAGCTACCGTAAGTGCCCAAAGGGGCGAATGGTCAATTATCGCACTGCCAAACGAGTGTTCCGACGTGTTGACTCATTATTCAATCCTGAGTAAGACAACAATTCACAAATGGAAAGATCCCAAAATATCAACCAAGTCgttgaatgaaaaactgCTGAATAATTCTAGTGAGTTCCTACCATCACTAACGGTAATAGATGAGGATAAATCACAATTTTGGATTACCGCAGGTAAATACATGAAACCCAAGTTAATATCCAACAATCAAGAAATTCCCTTTATAGGAGGCCTGGTCGGAACTCTTGGTTATGAGATGGGATATCATGTTCACAATAATAGCGACCCCACTGAAGTGCTAATGCCTGATGCTAAATTAGTTTTCATTCACAATAGTATTGTAATTGACCACATTCATGGTATTCTGTATTGCATATCCTTGTCAAACAATTTCCCTCAGGATATATTGCAGATGTTTGATGAAGACACCTCTTTTGACGATTTATCCTGGGAGGACGAGCTCCCCAAGGACATATCCTATAAGATAGCCATGCCTACAAAAGAAGCTTACGCTCACGCGTTCAATTTATGCCAAGGATACATGCATAAAGGAGATTCCTATGAAATGTGTTTAACAACACAAACGAGAATTTCGCCAGAACAAAAGGTCTCGCCATGGAGAATTTTCCAGACATTGGCCCTACGGAACCCAGCCCCCTTTGCCAGCTTTTTCGAGTTCAACGACCTGGTGGACAGCGAATCTCACGATCAAACCCTATGTCTAATAAGCTCGTCTCCGGAGAGATTTCTCAAATGGGACGTAGATTCATGCGAGCTTCGTCCCATCAAGGGTACCGTCAAAAAATCAGCGAGCATAGATTTGGCAGAAGctacaaaaattttaaaaaccCCAAAGGAGTTCGGGGAGAATTTGATGATCTTGGATTTGATTCGTAATGATCTGTACGAGCTGCTTCCAGACGTACATGTCGAGAATTTTATGTGCGTGGAAGAATACAAGACAGTGTACCAATTGGTAAGCGTGGTAAAAGCGTATGGTCTCTCGTCTTCTCAGAATCCATACACAGGAATGGATGTCCTTAGACACTCGTTCCCTCCGGGATCAATGACCGGCGCACCCAAGAAGATCACTGTCGAACTTCTGCAAGACAAGATTGAGCCACAGCTCAACAGTCACCTTCTTGGCGGGGTGCGTGGAATATACAGTGGAGTTACAGGGTACTGGTCTGCAAACGGTAATGGGGACTGGTCCGTTAATATTAGATGCATGTTCAGCTATAATTCCGGGGCTAATTGGCAAATTGGTGCTGGAGGAGCCATTACAGTTCTTAGTACCCTCGAGGGTGAGCTTGAAGAAATGTACACAAAACTTGAAAGTGCTTTACAAATATTTAAATAG
- the SOL1 gene encoding Sol1p (similar to Saccharomyces cerevisiae SOL2 (YCR073W- A) and SOL1 (YNR034W); ancestral locus Anc_6.345), translating into MTTNVPKVFAFHEFTGVAEAVADHVVHAQDSALNRELKEKKPSNTSLSASGLSGDGKNMARVSSTKSLNASSTNCSRDRSGSVSNKKLKKEKEARFKIALSGGSLIQVLHEGLLKREDVQWGKWDIYFADERLVPFDSPESNYGLAKRKIFDLVDTARYGEPRIYHIDETLIGDPQECADKYEKLLIKGFAGRDSVKLPMFDLCLLGCAPDGHIASLFPNFQENLREKLAWVVSVENAPSGPSNRISLTIPVICHSHRIAFVVEGATKAPVVKTIMERPEKGLPSSIVNEGAAGRVSWFVDDDALTDVLITKKKYKFRCQSKNEE; encoded by the coding sequence ATGACAACGAACGTACCCAAAGTGTTTGCATTTCATGAGTTTACAGGGGTGGCTGAAGCTGTGGCCGATCACGTGGTTCATGCCCAAGATAGTGCACTGAACAGAGAACTCAAGGAGAAGAAGCCTTCCAATACCAGTCTATCAGCTAGTGGCCTGAGTGGCGATGGGAAGAATATGGCAAGGGTTTCATCGACGAAGAGTCTGAATGCGTCTTCGACAAACTGTTCGCGTGATAGATCTGGATCGGTAAGCAATaagaaactgaagaaggagaaagagGCAAGGTTCAAGATTGCACTTTCAGGTGGTTCTTTGATCCAAGTTCTGCATGAAGGATTGTTGAAAAGGGAAGATGTGCAGTGGGGGAAATGGGACATCTACTTTGCCGATGAGCGGTTGGTCCCCTTTGATTCACCGGAAAGCAATTATGGTCTGgcaaagagaaaaattttcgatcTTGTCGATACAGCGCGGTATGGTGAGCCAAGGATTTACCATATAGATGAGACGTTAATCGGAGATCCTCAAGAATGTGCAGACAAATACGAAAAGCTTTTAATCAAAGGCTTTGCAGGCAGAGACTCTGTGAAGCTACCGATGTTTGATCTATGCCTGCTGGGATGTGCTCCTGATGGTCATATCGCTTCtttatttccaaattttcaagagaaCTTACGTGAGAAGTTAGCTTGGGTTGTTTCTGTCGAGAATGCTCCTAGCGGTCCATCAAATAGAATATCACTAACTATACCCGTCATTTGCCATTCCCATAGAATTGCGTTTGTTGTGGAAGGTGCGACAAAGGCACCTGTAGTGAAAACGATTATGGAGAGACCCGAAAAGGGTCTACCTAGTAGTATCGTGAACGAGGGGGCAGCTGGTCGTGTGTCTTGGTTTGTTGATGACGATGCGTTAACAGATGTTTTGATcacaaaaaagaagtatAAATTTCGTTGCCAATCGAAAAATGAAGAGTag